In one Winogradskyella sp. MH6 genomic region, the following are encoded:
- a CDS encoding DUF5686 and carboxypeptidase regulatory-like domain-containing protein, protein MQQRLLFLLLSTFCTLASAQITGTITNTKGKPLPFVNILIENTYKGTTSNDDGYYELSVSEKKSYTIVYTYLGYKTVKKTVDITSFPFKIDITLEEESVSLNEVVVASEDNPANAIIRQTIAKRKENLEKIESFKADFYSRGLIRIKDAPEKILGQEIGDLGGGLDSTRSGIIYLSETISKIQYLRPNQLKEKITASKISGDDNGFSFNNAQDVDYNFYNNTVEFGNQIVSPIANNAFGYYRYKLEGIFYDEHGNLINKINVIPKRENDPVFSGTIYIVEDLWTLYAIELDLTGTQARIPAADIISLKQSFSYSKNDDLWALISQSIDFKYGIFGIKGDGRFTAVYSNYEFNSNLTQKDFGAELVSFENEANKKDSLFWKQIRPVPLTDEERTDYVKKDSIQIVRESKTYLDSVDREKNKFKLGDVLGYTYNNSYKKYSLGYNIPFSGVQFNTVQGFTTQLNLFYTKQLDEFRRYFNANASLQYGFSDERLRATASLRYKFNNTSRRFLTLSGGTKVEQFNPTNPISPIENSIASLFFEENYMKLYERRFVQLNYSEELFNGFNLYSNISYENRTALFNTTDQAFYPRADQEYLSNNPINPISTDAPFEDHNIVKFNLSAQINFGQKYLSYPDSKFNIRSEKYPTLVLSYEKGLGATNSDYNFDQLKARLYQSFTLADKGRFNYNLRAGKFFNADDIAFMDYQHFNGNQLAVSQRGNYTNVFNNLGYYDLSTNESYLEMHAEHDFNGFILGKIPGLNKLNFNLIVGAHNLATPDNKPYQEFTIGIDNIGWGKWRFLRFDYIRSYQGGFQGDAILFGLKFF, encoded by the coding sequence ATGCAACAACGATTACTCTTTCTCCTTTTATCTACATTTTGCACCTTAGCTTCTGCACAAATTACAGGAACTATTACCAACACTAAAGGTAAACCACTACCATTTGTAAACATTTTAATAGAAAACACCTATAAAGGTACCACCAGTAATGACGATGGATACTATGAGCTCTCTGTTTCAGAAAAAAAATCATACACCATAGTTTATACGTATTTAGGCTATAAAACAGTAAAAAAGACTGTTGATATTACCTCTTTTCCTTTTAAAATTGATATCACTTTAGAAGAAGAATCGGTTTCTCTTAATGAAGTCGTGGTAGCATCAGAAGACAATCCTGCGAACGCAATAATTAGACAAACCATTGCCAAGCGCAAAGAAAACCTTGAGAAAATTGAATCCTTTAAAGCCGACTTCTATTCTCGTGGATTGATAAGAATTAAAGATGCTCCCGAAAAAATTCTGGGCCAAGAAATTGGTGATCTTGGTGGTGGTTTAGACTCTACCAGAAGTGGTATTATTTATCTATCTGAAACCATTTCAAAAATTCAATATTTAAGACCAAATCAACTTAAAGAAAAAATTACAGCCTCCAAAATAAGTGGTGATGATAATGGTTTTAGTTTCAATAATGCTCAAGATGTAGATTATAATTTCTACAACAATACGGTTGAGTTTGGTAATCAAATCGTTTCACCAATAGCTAACAATGCCTTTGGTTATTACCGGTATAAATTAGAAGGCATTTTTTATGATGAACATGGTAACCTCATCAACAAAATAAATGTAATTCCTAAGCGTGAAAACGACCCTGTATTTTCAGGTACCATTTACATTGTAGAAGACCTATGGACACTCTACGCCATTGAGTTAGATCTTACTGGTACTCAAGCCAGAATTCCTGCTGCAGATATTATCTCACTAAAGCAAAGTTTTTCTTACTCTAAAAATGACGATTTATGGGCTTTAATTTCGCAAAGTATCGACTTTAAATATGGCATTTTTGGGATTAAAGGAGATGGTCGTTTTACTGCTGTTTATAGTAATTATGAGTTCAATTCTAATCTTACTCAAAAAGATTTTGGTGCAGAGCTTGTGTCCTTTGAAAATGAAGCTAACAAAAAGGACTCCCTATTTTGGAAACAAATACGACCTGTTCCACTTACAGATGAAGAACGTACAGATTATGTGAAAAAAGACAGTATACAAATTGTACGCGAATCTAAAACTTACTTGGATTCTGTAGATCGTGAGAAAAACAAATTTAAGCTAGGTGATGTTTTGGGTTACACATACAACAACTCCTATAAAAAATATAGTCTTGGGTACAACATCCCTTTTAGCGGAGTTCAGTTTAATACTGTTCAGGGATTCACAACGCAATTAAATTTATTCTATACTAAGCAATTAGATGAATTTAGACGCTATTTTAATGCTAATGCCAGCTTACAATACGGATTTTCAGACGAGCGCTTACGTGCAACCGCTTCATTAAGGTACAAGTTTAACAATACTAGTAGACGTTTCTTAACCTTGTCTGGTGGTACAAAAGTAGAACAGTTTAATCCTACCAATCCTATTTCGCCAATAGAAAACAGTATTGCCAGTTTATTCTTTGAAGAAAACTACATGAAATTATATGAGCGTCGTTTTGTTCAACTTAATTATTCTGAAGAATTATTTAACGGTTTTAATCTGTACTCTAACATTTCTTACGAAAACAGAACAGCTCTTTTTAATACCACAGATCAGGCATTTTACCCAAGAGCAGATCAGGAATACTTAAGCAATAATCCAATAAACCCAATAAGTACTGATGCGCCTTTTGAAGACCACAATATTGTAAAGTTTAATCTATCAGCCCAAATAAACTTTGGTCAAAAATATTTGAGTTATCCAGATAGTAAATTCAATATTAGGTCAGAGAAATATCCAACTCTAGTATTGAGTTATGAAAAAGGTCTGGGCGCTACAAACAGCGATTATAATTTTGACCAGCTTAAAGCAAGGCTTTACCAAAGCTTTACCTTAGCAGATAAAGGTCGTTTTAATTACAACCTAAGAGCAGGCAAATTCTTTAATGCAGACGATATTGCTTTTATGGATTACCAACATTTTAATGGCAATCAGTTAGCTGTTAGCCAAAGAGGCAATTACACCAACGTCTTTAATAACCTAGGTTATTACGATTTAAGCACCAATGAAAGTTATCTGGAAATGCATGCTGAACATGATTTTAACGGCTTTATTTTGGGTAAAATTCCAGGTTTAAACAAGCTGAATTTCAATCTTATAGTAGGAGCGCACAACTTAGCAACACCAGACAATAAACCATATCAAGAATTTACAATTGGAATAGATAATATTGGCTGGGGAAAATGGCGTTTCTTAAGGTTTGATTATATTCGCTCTTACCAAGGAGGATTTCAAGGAGATGCTATTTTGTTTGGTTTGAAATTCTTTTAA
- a CDS encoding glycosyltransferase family 2 protein: MSSIKISVIVPIYRIEKYLAQCIESLLEQSFKDFELILVDDGSPDNCPQICDDYAKNDDRIKVIHKPNGGLLSARKAGLEASSGTHIAYVDGDDWVDHFYLDTLYKLAIANDADLAVTGHFREFDGKIETIKPKNPGFYDETKIKSEILPKAIYNGEFCEHGMSTYVWNKLFKKELLEKVLYDVPNDVVMGEDAAITYSYLAFTKRLVISKIPLYYYRQRHDSIVKSVENPKTEYYRLGLLMNFLKTKLTNVLDEENLNTQITYYLYSQILVRSGGLIYNEKDNTWFNPFLKTEKGSKVVVYSSGSFGQHILSTNLKTDYFKIIKWIDVDYHDLKIGENTVNPISSIYNNEFDYLIIATINPSTHKSLKEELELMGINQSKIVKTNTDETKIKSLLTDIGFDENFIFN; encoded by the coding sequence ATGAGTTCTATAAAAATAAGTGTTATTGTTCCTATTTACCGTATAGAAAAATACTTAGCACAATGTATTGAAAGTCTATTAGAGCAATCTTTTAAAGACTTTGAATTAATACTGGTGGACGACGGTAGTCCTGACAACTGTCCCCAAATTTGTGATGATTACGCAAAGAATGATGACAGAATTAAAGTTATCCATAAACCAAATGGAGGCTTATTATCAGCTAGAAAAGCAGGCTTAGAAGCATCTTCAGGCACACATATTGCATACGTAGATGGCGATGATTGGGTAGATCATTTTTATCTAGACACCTTGTACAAATTAGCCATAGCTAACGATGCTGATTTGGCTGTAACGGGACACTTTAGAGAATTTGATGGTAAAATCGAAACCATAAAACCAAAAAATCCTGGTTTTTATGATGAAACTAAAATTAAATCTGAAATTTTACCAAAAGCCATATACAATGGTGAGTTCTGTGAACATGGCATGTCCACTTATGTTTGGAACAAACTCTTCAAAAAAGAACTTCTAGAAAAGGTACTTTACGATGTACCTAACGATGTTGTAATGGGTGAAGATGCTGCTATTACTTACTCTTATTTAGCTTTTACAAAACGACTAGTCATAAGTAAAATTCCACTTTATTATTACAGACAAAGACACGACTCTATTGTAAAATCTGTTGAAAACCCAAAGACGGAATACTACCGACTAGGCCTATTAATGAACTTCCTTAAAACTAAATTAACTAATGTTTTAGATGAGGAAAATCTAAACACACAAATAACATATTATCTCTATTCGCAAATACTGGTAAGGTCTGGCGGACTTATATACAACGAAAAAGATAACACTTGGTTTAATCCATTTTTAAAGACTGAAAAAGGTTCTAAGGTTGTGGTTTACAGCTCTGGATCCTTTGGCCAACATATCCTATCTACCAATTTAAAAACAGATTATTTTAAAATCATAAAATGGATTGATGTAGATTATCACGATTTAAAAATTGGTGAAAACACTGTTAATCCTATTAGCAGTATTTACAATAATGAGTTTGATTATTTAATAATAGCTACCATTAATCCTTCAACCCATAAGTCTTTAAAAGAAGAACTGGAATTGATGGGTATTAATCAATCTAAAATTGTTAAAACCAATACAGACGAAACAAAAATCAAAAGTCTCCTAACAGACATAGGCTTTGATGAAAATTTTATATTTAATTAA
- a CDS encoding DUF4844 domain-containing protein: MITPENANKLFKEFIAKEKFIKEGSYPGISDEKLKPTLTEKINSVAKDFQKVSQSKKPKKENYLNVIKSGLAKFPEIELGYDSEDRERICSYFEELMDIVNLESSNGLLNKFYYGFNPNN; encoded by the coding sequence ATGATAACTCCTGAAAACGCTAACAAATTATTTAAAGAATTTATTGCCAAGGAAAAGTTCATAAAAGAAGGATCTTATCCTGGTATTTCAGATGAGAAACTTAAACCAACACTAACAGAAAAAATAAATAGTGTTGCCAAAGATTTTCAAAAAGTTTCTCAAAGTAAAAAGCCTAAAAAAGAAAATTATCTCAATGTCATAAAAAGTGGATTAGCTAAGTTTCCTGAAATTGAACTTGGTTATGATTCAGAAGACAGAGAGCGTATTTGCTCTTATTTTGAAGAGCTTATGGATATTGTAAATTTAGAAAGTTCAAACGGATTATTAAATAAATTCTACTATGGTTTCAATCCAAACAATTAA
- a CDS encoding ATP-binding protein yields MKKIIILGGNPETGVLVEFANNMGLHTIVIDPNPDAPAKKFAAETYDIDGFDIDGIVKVAKDNKVDAVLVGVADILVKPYKEICDRLGLPCYATDGTIEAFCSKDGYKRYCEKYDVLDIPGIYLKKGEPIRKPKNVELPLMVKPVDSGGGVGMKICRDEEDYNETVKNVLQFSKKGIVLVEKYMDSSCHDMAAYYTFKDGVPYLSAVYDRCLTRIQGNSSPIGLATLYPSKLTKEFVDTVHPKLCELFKATGVKNGVLNVQFFVENGVFYSYDPGFRLQGEAPHIHLAHINGFDHRNMLLNFALTGVFGEDNFAEQNDYMLRGKKACSIWVLLKAGKITSIKGLEELKNHKNVIFVVERFKEGDEVLPAMIGTERQVLYRIYTVSDSVAETNQTILDIQNILDIRDENGEDMVLEWTDLWNTDDYSHH; encoded by the coding sequence ATGAAGAAAATAATTATTCTTGGTGGTAATCCAGAAACTGGTGTTTTAGTAGAATTTGCAAATAATATGGGACTGCATACCATTGTAATAGACCCAAACCCAGATGCACCTGCTAAAAAATTTGCTGCCGAAACCTATGATATAGATGGCTTTGACATCGATGGCATTGTAAAAGTTGCCAAAGATAATAAGGTTGATGCTGTTCTTGTTGGTGTTGCTGATATTTTGGTAAAACCATATAAAGAAATCTGTGATAGACTTGGTTTGCCTTGTTACGCAACAGACGGTACTATTGAAGCATTTTGCAGTAAGGATGGCTACAAACGTTATTGTGAAAAATATGACGTACTAGACATACCAGGAATTTACCTAAAAAAAGGAGAACCTATAAGGAAACCTAAAAACGTAGAGCTACCATTAATGGTAAAACCCGTTGACAGTGGTGGTGGTGTTGGAATGAAGATATGTAGAGACGAAGAGGATTATAACGAAACCGTAAAAAACGTTCTTCAATTCTCTAAGAAAGGCATTGTATTAGTTGAAAAGTATATGGACTCTAGTTGTCACGATATGGCCGCTTATTACACTTTTAAAGATGGCGTTCCTTATTTATCTGCCGTATATGACAGATGTTTAACAAGAATACAAGGTAACTCTAGCCCAATAGGACTAGCCACATTATATCCTTCTAAACTTACTAAAGAGTTTGTAGACACTGTTCATCCAAAATTATGTGAATTATTTAAAGCCACTGGAGTAAAAAATGGTGTTTTAAATGTTCAGTTTTTTGTTGAAAATGGTGTATTCTACAGTTATGACCCAGGATTTAGATTACAAGGAGAAGCTCCTCATATTCATTTAGCACATATTAATGGTTTTGACCACAGGAATATGCTCTTAAATTTTGCTCTAACAGGTGTGTTTGGTGAAGACAATTTTGCCGAGCAAAACGATTATATGTTACGTGGTAAAAAAGCGTGCTCCATTTGGGTGCTTTTAAAAGCTGGTAAAATCACATCTATAAAAGGTTTAGAAGAACTTAAAAATCATAAAAATGTAATTTTTGTTGTAGAGCGCTTTAAGGAAGGAGACGAAGTACTACCAGCTATGATTGGCACAGAAAGGCAAGTGCTTTATAGAATATATACAGTTTCAGACTCAGTTGCAGAAACCAATCAAACCATTTTAGACATTCAAAACATATTAGATATACGAGATGAAAACGGAGAAGACATGGTGTTAGAATGGACCGATTTATGGAATACTGATGACTACAGTCATCATTAA
- a CDS encoding SDR family NAD(P)-dependent oxidoreductase, producing MKTVMLLGGTKGVGKEILKASLKKGYNVAFCGRDVEDAQKIIESSNNKDKLYFHKIDLTSIDGIEDYYKETIKRFKKIDALILYAGITPVASLIDTDEDTYDKVFNVNLKAPYFLLKHVLRSMIEQNGGSVVFFGSAHMDYGQEDRTAYALTKGTLYTLSTHVAHHYAKFGIRSNYLVMGWTSTEGELQLREQEGISEEQLKSNASEIIPMGRMLTPYDPVPAVMYFISDDSAMTTGSIMRVTGGEYI from the coding sequence ATGAAAACTGTAATGTTATTGGGTGGCACCAAAGGTGTTGGAAAAGAAATACTTAAGGCCAGCTTAAAAAAAGGATATAATGTAGCTTTTTGTGGCAGAGATGTTGAAGATGCTCAAAAAATTATAGAATCCTCTAATAACAAAGACAAATTATACTTTCATAAAATTGATCTTACATCTATAGATGGTATTGAAGATTACTACAAAGAAACTATAAAACGTTTCAAAAAAATTGATGCACTTATTCTATATGCTGGTATTACTCCTGTTGCATCGTTGATTGACACAGATGAAGACACCTACGATAAGGTATTTAATGTAAATCTCAAAGCACCATATTTTTTGTTAAAGCATGTTTTAAGGTCTATGATAGAACAAAACGGAGGATCTGTTGTGTTTTTTGGATCCGCTCATATGGATTATGGTCAAGAAGATCGCACAGCATATGCCTTAACCAAAGGAACCTTATATACGCTTTCTACTCACGTTGCGCATCATTATGCTAAATTTGGCATTAGATCCAATTATTTAGTAATGGGTTGGACTAGTACCGAAGGAGAGCTTCAACTTCGTGAGCAAGAAGGTATAAGCGAAGAGCAATTAAAAAGTAATGCAAGCGAGATAATTCCTATGGGACGCATGCTTACGCCTTACGACCCAGTACCTGCAGTCATGTATTTTATTTCAGATGATTCTGCAATGACAACAGGATCTATTATGAGAGTAACAGGAGGAGAATATATTTAA
- a CDS encoding SMP-30/gluconolactonase/LRE family protein — MTKNLIYFSQSAELFEGPIFDSKHQLLYFVSILDGLVYCYNPNTKEILSIKLDSPTSNVYVVSNKVVLVASKDGFYEIDFNNLKSSFKFQINIADNVRYNDGIEDAAGRYIIGTMGYPEVINGIGNVYSYHKGKSKTIIENTTISNGLAFTEDNKTLYFIDTPTKQVAKYNYYIETGNVAFVDYVIQFNGDGSPDGMCIDKNGMLWIAEWGGACVSQWNPLTGKKINEITLPYTNVTSCCFDDKLNLYITTAKNDEESNYNNGSGLFYVEIN, encoded by the coding sequence ATGACAAAAAACTTAATTTACTTCTCCCAATCTGCCGAACTTTTTGAAGGTCCAATTTTCGATTCAAAACATCAACTTTTATATTTTGTATCAATCTTAGATGGATTAGTGTATTGCTATAATCCAAACACCAAAGAAATTTTAAGTATAAAGTTAGACTCACCTACCAGTAATGTTTATGTTGTATCTAACAAAGTTGTTCTTGTTGCTTCAAAAGATGGCTTTTATGAAATAGATTTTAATAATTTAAAATCCTCTTTCAAATTCCAAATAAATATTGCGGACAATGTACGCTACAATGATGGTATAGAAGACGCAGCAGGTAGATACATCATTGGCACAATGGGTTATCCAGAAGTCATTAACGGAATAGGAAATGTGTATTCTTACCATAAAGGTAAATCTAAAACAATAATAGAAAACACTACCATTTCTAACGGATTAGCCTTTACTGAAGACAATAAAACGCTCTATTTTATTGACACACCAACAAAGCAAGTTGCTAAGTACAATTATTATATTGAAACCGGAAACGTTGCCTTTGTTGATTACGTAATACAATTTAATGGAGATGGAAGTCCTGATGGAATGTGTATAGACAAAAACGGCATGTTATGGATTGCAGAATGGGGAGGTGCTTGTGTTTCTCAATGGAATCCCTTAACAGGAAAAAAAATTAATGAAATAACTCTACCATATACAAATGTAACATCATGTTGTTTTGATGATAAATTGAATTTATATATCACAACAGCGAAAAATGATGAAGAATCAAACTACAATAATGGTAGTGGATTATTTTATGTAGAAATAAATTAA
- a CDS encoding SDR family oxidoreductase, with protein MSINVLEKFNLKDKKSIVVGGAGDLGKSMVEALAEAGAQVVIIDIDDRMYDFCEDFKKNGLKVEAIKADISKIDEVQSSYKKALEILGGKLDILVNSAGIQRRYPSEQFPEEEWSKVIAINLDATFYYCKYAANTMLKNNGGKIINVASLMSFLGGITIPAYAASKGGVGQLTKALSNDLAEKGICVNAIAPGYMDTQLNTALINDKKRTDEVFMRVPMKRWGTGEDLKGLTVFLASPASDYVTGTIIPVDGGYLGR; from the coding sequence ATGAGTATTAATGTTTTAGAGAAATTTAATTTAAAAGACAAAAAATCCATTGTTGTCGGAGGTGCAGGAGACCTTGGCAAATCAATGGTAGAGGCTTTAGCAGAAGCTGGAGCGCAAGTTGTTATCATAGATATTGATGACAGAATGTATGATTTTTGTGAGGACTTCAAAAAAAATGGACTCAAAGTAGAAGCTATTAAGGCTGATATTAGCAAAATTGATGAAGTACAAAGTTCTTACAAAAAAGCCTTGGAAATTCTTGGAGGTAAACTTGATATTTTAGTCAACTCAGCTGGTATACAACGACGGTATCCTAGTGAGCAATTCCCTGAAGAAGAATGGAGCAAGGTTATTGCTATTAACTTAGATGCCACCTTTTATTATTGTAAATATGCAGCCAACACAATGCTAAAAAATAATGGTGGTAAGATTATAAATGTTGCTTCGTTAATGAGCTTTTTAGGCGGAATTACCATTCCTGCTTATGCAGCATCTAAAGGTGGTGTAGGTCAGTTAACCAAAGCGCTATCTAATGATTTAGCCGAAAAAGGAATTTGCGTTAACGCAATAGCTCCAGGCTATATGGATACACAATTAAACACAGCTTTAATTAATGATAAAAAACGAACTGATGAAGTTTTTATGCGTGTACCTATGAAACGTTGGGGAACTGGTGAAGACTTAAAAGGACTTACAGTATTCTTGGCTTCTCCAGCAAGTGATTATGTTACCGGAACTATTATTCCTGTTGATGGCGGCTATTTAGGTCGATAA
- a CDS encoding DUF6503 family protein, whose translation MKYLYLVLFGLMLFNCKEEKQVVNLTADKIISKSIEKAGGKAFDNSVIRFDFRDKFYVARRDKGQFSLIRMFKDGNDSVFDLLTNSNFERFINNSRVILEDSLKAKFTASVNSVHYFSVLPYGLNAAAVNKTLLGEEQIKEKNYYKIKVTFNPEGGGEDYEDIFVYWVDKEGFNVDYLAYSYNEDDGVGTRFRKANNERYVNGLRFVDYNNYKTEHNELELFDLGKAFEENKLKLLSKIELKNIEVELLNQ comes from the coding sequence ATGAAATATTTATACTTGGTTCTTTTTGGATTAATGCTCTTTAATTGTAAGGAGGAAAAACAAGTTGTAAATCTTACGGCAGATAAAATTATTTCTAAATCTATTGAGAAAGCAGGAGGTAAGGCCTTTGATAATTCTGTAATACGCTTCGATTTTAGAGATAAATTTTATGTAGCCAGGCGAGATAAAGGCCAATTTTCATTAATAAGAATGTTTAAGGATGGTAATGACTCTGTTTTCGATTTGTTGACTAATAGCAATTTTGAACGTTTTATAAATAATAGTCGAGTTATTTTAGAAGATAGTTTGAAAGCAAAATTTACGGCTTCGGTAAACTCAGTACATTATTTTTCGGTTTTACCCTACGGATTAAATGCCGCAGCAGTTAATAAAACTTTGTTAGGTGAAGAACAAATTAAAGAAAAGAACTATTACAAAATTAAAGTAACGTTTAATCCCGAAGGCGGAGGAGAAGATTATGAAGATATCTTTGTGTATTGGGTTGACAAAGAAGGTTTTAACGTAGATTATTTAGCCTATTCATATAACGAAGATGATGGAGTAGGTACACGATTTAGAAAAGCCAATAATGAGCGTTATGTAAATGGATTACGCTTTGTAGATTACAATAACTACAAGACTGAGCATAATGAGTTAGAACTATTTGATTTGGGAAAAGCTTTTGAAGAAAACAAGTTGAAATTATTGTCTAAAATTGAATTAAAAAATATTGAAGTAGAATTATTAAATCAATAA
- the smpB gene encoding SsrA-binding protein SmpB, which yields MQKKVNILNKKAKFQYEILDKYTAGIVLTGTEIKSIRASKASIAESFCEFNDHGELFVINMTIEEYAFGNYYNHKPKAERKLLLNKRELKKLEKEVNVKGNAIIPLRLFINENGLAKLEIALGKGKKLYDKRDTIKDRDNKRNLDRIKKSFR from the coding sequence ATGCAAAAAAAGGTTAACATACTCAACAAAAAGGCAAAATTTCAGTACGAAATACTTGATAAGTATACTGCTGGAATTGTTTTAACTGGTACAGAAATAAAATCTATTAGAGCCAGCAAAGCTTCTATTGCTGAAAGTTTTTGTGAATTTAATGATCATGGCGAACTCTTTGTTATAAATATGACAATAGAAGAATACGCCTTTGGTAACTACTACAACCACAAACCTAAAGCAGAGCGTAAATTATTGCTTAATAAACGTGAACTTAAAAAGCTTGAAAAAGAAGTTAACGTAAAGGGAAATGCTATTATCCCACTTCGTTTATTCATTAACGAAAATGGATTAGCCAAATTAGAAATCGCTTTAGGAAAAGGTAAAAAACTCTACGATAAGCGCGACACCATAAAAGATCGCGACAATAAGCGCAATTTAGACCGCATTAAGAAAAGTTTTCGATAA
- a CDS encoding Xaa-Pro dipeptidyl-peptidase, with protein MLKTLKFNFILVLALAFSFQSFAQDKTEKATPIFKDGEAQIVEAFNNPEKWVHHDLWVETEFDTDGDGDLDRMHVSVTRPEQTDTEGLKLPIIYVTSPYFAGVAGDTPGIMWNVERELGGKSEPRTHPEVKRRAAPRPMISYSHIKKWLPRGYIVVHSSSPGTGYSDGAPTCGGPNESLAPKAVIDWLCGRAKGYTERDGKKEVKAYWSTGKVGMTGTSYNGTLPLAAATTGVDGLEVIIPIAPNTSYYHYYRSNGLVRSPGGYLGEDIDVLYDFIHSGDEENRAHNNKVVRDTDMMNNMDRQSGDYSDWWAARDYLNQMDNMKAALLMSHGFNDWNVMPEHSYRIYKAAKEKGLPAQIYYHQNGHGGPPPISMMNKWFTKYLHGVDNGVDEEENKAHIVREYDDPSQPTAYKDYPNLNAQDVVLHLDAGGNTHGFLTPDKPNSETTESFVDDVSLSGSDLAKAKSSEHRLLYITPKLKKDIHISGVPKVSITLSSNKPAANLSVWLVSLPWDDNASKITDNIITRGWADPKNYKSISEEEDLKQGEFYTVNFDLQPDDQIIKAGQQIGLMIFSSDKEFTIHPKPGTELTVELHKTTLTIPIVNGEEMYRKFVD; from the coding sequence ATGCTAAAAACACTCAAATTCAATTTCATTCTAGTTCTTGCACTAGCTTTTTCTTTCCAAAGCTTTGCCCAAGATAAAACAGAAAAAGCAACACCTATTTTCAAAGATGGAGAAGCTCAAATTGTTGAAGCCTTCAATAATCCAGAGAAATGGGTGCATCACGATCTTTGGGTAGAAACCGAATTTGATACAGATGGTGATGGTGATTTAGACAGAATGCATGTTTCTGTTACCAGACCAGAACAAACAGATACCGAAGGTTTAAAATTACCTATCATCTATGTTACAAGTCCATATTTTGCAGGAGTGGCTGGAGATACACCAGGCATTATGTGGAATGTAGAAAGAGAATTAGGTGGTAAATCTGAGCCTCGCACGCATCCTGAAGTAAAAAGACGTGCAGCACCTAGACCAATGATTTCGTATTCTCATATCAAAAAATGGTTACCTAGAGGCTACATTGTTGTACACTCATCTTCACCAGGAACAGGATACTCTGATGGTGCGCCAACCTGTGGTGGTCCTAATGAATCTTTAGCACCAAAAGCCGTTATCGATTGGTTGTGTGGAAGAGCAAAAGGTTATACTGAGCGAGATGGTAAAAAAGAAGTAAAAGCCTATTGGTCTACCGGAAAAGTAGGTATGACAGGTACTTCGTATAACGGAACTTTACCTCTAGCTGCAGCAACAACTGGTGTTGATGGTTTAGAAGTTATTATTCCTATTGCGCCAAACACGTCGTATTATCACTATTACCGTTCTAACGGTTTGGTACGGTCTCCTGGTGGCTATTTGGGTGAAGATATTGATGTACTTTACGATTTTATTCACAGTGGTGACGAAGAAAACAGAGCTCATAACAACAAAGTGGTTAGAGATACTGACATGATGAACAATATGGATCGTCAATCTGGTGATTATAGTGACTGGTGGGCAGCCAGAGATTATCTTAACCAAATGGACAATATGAAAGCTGCATTGTTGATGTCTCACGGTTTTAACGATTGGAATGTAATGCCAGAACACAGCTACAGAATCTACAAAGCTGCAAAAGAGAAAGGACTTCCTGCTCAGATTTATTACCATCAAAATGGTCATGGTGGACCACCTCCAATTTCAATGATGAACAAATGGTTTACTAAATATCTTCATGGTGTCGATAATGGAGTTGACGAAGAAGAAAACAAGGCGCATATCGTAAGAGAATACGATGATCCTTCTCAACCAACAGCATACAAAGATTACCCTAACCTTAATGCACAAGATGTTGTTTTACACCTTGATGCTGGCGGAAATACACATGGATTTTTAACACCTGACAAACCTAATTCTGAAACAACAGAATCTTTTGTAGATGATGTATCCCTTTCAGGTTCAGATCTTGCTAAAGCGAAAAGCTCTGAACATAGACTACTCTACATAACACCAAAGTTAAAGAAAGACATTCATATTTCTGGCGTTCCGAAAGTGAGTATTACATTATCTAGTAATAAACCAGCAGCTAACCTAAGTGTTTGGTTGGTGTCCTTACCTTGGGACGATAATGCTTCAAAAATTACAGATAACATTATAACACGTGGTTGGGCAGATCCTAAAAACTACAAGTCAATATCTGAAGAAGAAGATTTAAAACAAGGTGAATTTTACACCGTTAATTTTGATTTACAACCAGATGATCAAATTATAAAAGCTGGGCAACAAATTGGTTTAATGATTTTTTCTAGCGATAAAGAATTTACAATCCATCCAAAACCAGGTACAGAATTAACAGTCGAGTTACATAAAACCACTTTAACAATACCTATAGTAAATGGTGAAGAAATGTATAGAAAGTTTGTAGATTAA